One Streptomyces sp. NBC_00223 genomic window carries:
- a CDS encoding MCE family protein: MRAPDGRGLFRRAPARRGRPLFRPTRERDPVAVGAVGLLLLALISVVVYNAEALPLIGGGTTYSANFTEAAGLRGGDEVRVAGVKVGKVTGVALDSAQVKVTFKVRHTWIGDASTAAIGIKTLLGEKYLAVDPLGSRPQDPGRRIPRSRTTSPYDVTQAFDGLGQTLGAIDTRQLAQSFQTISDTFRNTPASVRSAATGLAALSRTVSSRDTQLADLLTGSRQLTKTLSDQNGRFQTLISDGDLLLGEVQKRRDAIHALLIGTQDLGTQLSGLVADNTRQLAPTLDALDRVTGVLLANQSSLDQVLALAGPYYRLVGNTLGNGRWFDSYLCGLVPKSYLPPGTPPATGCMPPKATGGHS, translated from the coding sequence TTGCGCGCGCCCGACGGCCGCGGGCTGTTCCGGCGCGCCCCCGCCCGCCGCGGCCGCCCGCTCTTCCGCCCGACGCGCGAGCGCGACCCGGTCGCCGTCGGCGCCGTCGGCCTGCTGCTGCTCGCCCTGATCAGCGTGGTCGTGTACAACGCCGAGGCGCTGCCGCTGATCGGCGGCGGCACCACGTACTCCGCGAACTTCACCGAGGCCGCGGGGTTGCGCGGCGGCGACGAGGTGCGGGTCGCGGGCGTCAAGGTCGGCAAGGTCACCGGGGTCGCGCTGGACAGCGCCCAGGTGAAGGTCACCTTCAAGGTCCGGCACACCTGGATCGGCGACGCCAGCACCGCCGCCATCGGCATCAAGACGCTGCTCGGCGAGAAGTACCTCGCCGTCGACCCGCTGGGCAGCCGCCCGCAGGACCCCGGCCGGCGCATCCCCAGAAGCCGCACCACCTCGCCGTACGACGTCACCCAGGCGTTCGACGGGCTCGGGCAGACCCTCGGGGCGATCGACACCCGGCAGCTCGCGCAGAGCTTCCAGACCATCTCCGACACCTTCCGGAACACCCCGGCCTCGGTGCGCAGCGCCGCCACCGGACTGGCGGCGCTGTCCAGGACGGTCTCCAGCCGGGACACCCAGCTCGCCGACCTGCTCACCGGCAGCCGGCAGCTCACCAAGACCCTCTCCGACCAGAACGGCCGCTTCCAGACGCTGATCTCGGACGGCGACCTGCTCCTCGGCGAGGTGCAGAAGAGGCGGGACGCCATCCACGCGCTGCTCATCGGCACCCAGGATCTCGGTACGCAGCTCAGCGGCCTGGTCGCCGACAACACCCGCCAACTGGCCCCCACCCTGGACGCGTTGGACCGGGTCACCGGCGTTCTGCTGGCCAACCAGTCCAGCCTGGACCAGGTGCTGGCGCTCGCGGGCCCGTACTACCGGCTGGTCGGCAACACCCTCGGCAACGGCCGCTGGTTCGACAGCTATCTGTGCGGGCTCGTCCCCAAGAGCTATCTGCCGCCGGGCACCCCGCCGGCCACCGGCTGCATGCCGCCCAAGGCGACGGGAGGGCACTCATGA
- a CDS encoding ABC transporter ATP-binding protein, whose protein sequence is MGIEVTIEGLTKSFGTQTVWQDVTLTLPPGEVSVMLGPSGTGKTVFLKSVIGLLKPERGRVLVDGVDMVGSPERDIYEARKLFGLMFQDGALFGSMNLFDNIAFPLREHTRKKESEIRRIVMERIDMVGLLGSEGKLPGEISGGMRKRAGLARALVLDPQIILCDEPDSGLDPVRTSYLSQLLIDLNAQIDATMLIVTHNLDIAATVPDNLGMLFRRELVAFGPRELLLTSEEPVVRQFLSGRRAGPIGMSEEKDEATLAREQLHSADVRGAPARVSPQLEPSPGLPPRQAVQRRRARVLGMWDQLPAATREAMKAGLAPVQGEPA, encoded by the coding sequence ATGGGAATCGAAGTGACCATCGAGGGCCTGACCAAGTCCTTCGGCACGCAGACCGTCTGGCAGGACGTGACGCTCACCCTGCCGCCCGGTGAGGTCAGCGTGATGCTCGGCCCCTCGGGCACCGGCAAGACCGTCTTCCTCAAGTCGGTGATCGGCCTGCTCAAGCCCGAGCGGGGCCGGGTGCTGGTCGACGGCGTCGACATGGTGGGCAGCCCGGAGCGCGACATCTACGAGGCCCGCAAGCTCTTCGGCCTGATGTTCCAGGACGGCGCCCTGTTCGGCTCGATGAACCTCTTCGACAACATCGCCTTCCCGCTGCGCGAGCACACCCGCAAGAAGGAGTCCGAGATCCGCCGGATCGTGATGGAGCGGATCGACATGGTCGGGCTGCTCGGCTCCGAGGGCAAGCTGCCCGGCGAGATCTCCGGCGGTATGCGCAAACGTGCCGGCCTCGCCCGCGCCCTCGTCCTGGACCCGCAGATCATCCTGTGCGACGAGCCCGACTCGGGCCTCGACCCGGTCCGCACCTCGTATCTGTCCCAACTGCTCATCGACCTCAACGCGCAGATCGACGCCACGATGCTGATCGTCACCCACAACCTCGACATCGCGGCCACCGTCCCGGACAACCTCGGCATGCTCTTCCGCCGCGAACTGGTCGCCTTCGGGCCGCGCGAGCTGCTGCTGACCAGCGAGGAGCCGGTCGTACGGCAGTTCCTCAGCGGGCGGCGGGCCGGACCCATCGGCATGTCGGAGGAGAAGGACGAGGCCACCCTCGCCCGGGAGCAACTGCACTCCGCCGACGTACGCGGCGCCCCGGCCCGGGTCTCCCCGCAGCTCGAACCGAGCCCCGGCCTGCCGCCGCGCCAGGCCGTGCAGCGGCGCCGGGCCCGGGTACTGGGGATGTGGGACCAACTGCCCGCCGCCACCCGCGAGGCCATGAAGGCCGGACTCGCGCCCGTGCAGGGGGAGCCCGCATGA
- a CDS encoding MCE family protein, whose translation MKRRSLAGPVVKSLVFILVTALATTVLALSITGTGVGDTSGYYARFTDTTGLTSGDSVRIAGVVVGRVDSVKVVDHRLAQVRFSVRRGRTLPASVTATIKYLNMVGQRYVDLEQGAGPVGGVLRPGGTIPVGRTTPALDLTQLFNGFQPLFEGLSPKDVNQLAGEIVQVLQGEGGTVDGLIGNIGSLTTTLAAKDQVIGQVVDNLNDVLSTVNTRESGFNDLITTLQELVTGFSGDREPIGQSVAAISRLTTSTAGLLDDGRQPLKDSIAQLGRVSTTLADGTPQLENFLTRTPQKFRAVGRLASYGSWLNLYLCQATLSGATTADGSAPPTGIAITEARCRS comes from the coding sequence GTGAAACGCCGCAGCCTGGCCGGACCGGTCGTCAAGTCGCTGGTCTTCATCCTGGTCACCGCGCTGGCCACCACCGTGCTCGCGCTGAGCATCACCGGCACCGGGGTGGGCGACACGTCCGGCTACTACGCCCGGTTCACCGACACCACGGGCCTCACCTCGGGCGACAGCGTAAGGATCGCGGGGGTCGTGGTCGGCCGGGTCGACTCCGTCAAGGTGGTCGACCACCGCCTCGCCCAGGTGCGCTTCTCCGTCCGGCGCGGCCGTACGCTGCCCGCCTCGGTGACCGCGACCATCAAGTACCTCAACATGGTCGGCCAGCGCTATGTCGACCTGGAGCAGGGCGCGGGCCCGGTCGGCGGTGTGCTCAGGCCCGGCGGCACGATCCCGGTCGGGCGCACCACCCCGGCGCTCGACCTCACCCAGCTCTTCAACGGCTTCCAGCCGCTCTTCGAGGGCCTGTCCCCGAAGGACGTCAACCAGCTCGCCGGGGAGATCGTCCAGGTGCTCCAGGGCGAGGGCGGCACCGTGGACGGTCTGATCGGCAACATCGGCTCGCTCACCACCACCCTCGCCGCCAAGGACCAGGTGATCGGCCAGGTCGTCGACAACCTCAACGACGTGCTCAGCACCGTCAACACCCGCGAGTCCGGCTTCAACGACCTGATCACCACCCTCCAGGAACTCGTCACCGGCTTCTCCGGCGACCGCGAGCCCATCGGGCAGTCCGTCGCGGCGATCTCCCGGCTCACCACGAGCACCGCCGGGCTGCTCGACGACGGACGGCAGCCGCTCAAGGACTCCATCGCGCAGCTCGGCCGGGTCTCCACCACCCTCGCCGACGGCACACCGCAGCTGGAGAACTTCCTGACCAGGACCCCGCAGAAGTTCCGGGCCGTCGGCCGGCTGGCGTCCTACGGCTCCTGGCTCAACCTCTACCTCTGCCAGGCCACGCTCTCCGGCGCCACCACCGCGGACGGCAGCGCCCCGCCCACCGGCATAGCGATCACCGAAGCGAGGTGCCGGTCATGA
- a CDS encoding MlaE family ABC transporter permease, protein MALLDKDAPRSEPPPPPPKSRRGGGRWLRWLDEAGDHFLFHVTAVLWIPRTLRRYLKEVQRLLAEVAFGSGGLGVIGGTVGVMIGMTLATGTVVGLQGYAAMNELGTTAFTGFISAYFNTREIAPLVAGLALSATVGAGFTAQLGAMRINEEVDALEGMGIRSMPYLVTTRIIAGVVAIVPLYGIGLISSYAASRLVTVTFNGQSAGTYDHYFSLFLSPADVLLSTLKVLIFSVVVILAHCYYGYTAKGGPAGVGIAVGRSVRNAIVIISVTDFFLSLAIWGATTTVRVAG, encoded by the coding sequence ATGGCCCTCCTCGACAAGGACGCGCCCCGGTCCGAACCCCCGCCGCCCCCGCCCAAGTCTCGCCGCGGCGGCGGCCGTTGGCTGCGATGGCTCGACGAGGCAGGTGACCACTTCCTCTTCCACGTCACCGCCGTGCTGTGGATCCCGCGCACCCTGCGCCGCTACCTCAAGGAGGTACAACGCCTGCTGGCCGAGGTCGCGTTCGGCAGCGGCGGCCTCGGCGTCATCGGCGGCACGGTCGGCGTGATGATCGGCATGACACTGGCCACCGGCACGGTCGTCGGCCTCCAGGGCTACGCGGCCATGAACGAACTCGGCACCACCGCCTTCACCGGCTTCATCTCCGCCTACTTCAACACCCGGGAGATCGCCCCCCTGGTGGCGGGCCTCGCCCTGTCCGCGACCGTCGGCGCCGGCTTCACCGCCCAGCTCGGCGCGATGCGGATCAACGAGGAGGTCGACGCGCTCGAAGGCATGGGCATCCGCAGCATGCCGTACCTGGTCACCACCCGGATCATCGCGGGCGTCGTGGCGATCGTCCCGCTCTACGGCATCGGCCTGATCAGCAGTTACGCCGCCTCCCGGCTGGTCACCGTCACGTTCAACGGCCAGTCCGCCGGGACCTACGACCACTACTTCTCGCTCTTCCTCTCCCCGGCCGACGTCCTGCTGTCCACCCTGAAGGTACTGATCTTCAGCGTCGTGGTGATCCTCGCGCACTGCTACTACGGCTACACCGCCAAGGGCGGCCCGGCCGGCGTCGGCATCGCGGTGGGCCGCTCGGTGCGCAACGCCATCGTGATCATCTCGGTCACCGACTTCTTCCTCAGCCTGGCCATCTGGGGCGCCACCACGACCGTACGGGTGGCGGGATGA
- a CDS encoding MlaD family protein yields the protein MRLRHAATAALVALLATGCSFTGVQGIPLPGGADLGGHPYTVKARFADVLDLVPQASVRVNDVAVGRVTRIGLAPDGWSALVTMKVNGKVRLPANAYAHLAQSSLLGEKYVELSAPPGTGTGGGTGTEAATAAVTGSGPSAPVPAADTPTGRLGDGDVIPLSRTGRDPEVEEVFGALSLLLNGGGVQQLKTISVELNKALTGNEPQIRDMLTQVDTLVTDLDGHKQDITDALDGVDRLSATLAARDQKIGTVLTDLSPGLKVLEQQRGSLVTMLRSLDTLSGVAVDTVDRSKDDMVADLKALAPTLQRLADAGSDLPDSLQVLLTYPFTDEVLNGVKGDYLNVYLDLTAAPGTRLIPEMPADENVYPPPSDDPSDPGGSAAVARSARTARDRLDSKLAKAGVPLPLPAVTGTESVRAGGR from the coding sequence ATGAGGCTCCGACACGCGGCGACCGCCGCCCTGGTGGCCCTGCTGGCCACCGGCTGCTCCTTCACCGGGGTGCAGGGCATCCCGCTGCCCGGCGGCGCCGACCTCGGCGGCCACCCCTACACGGTCAAGGCCCGCTTCGCCGACGTCCTCGACCTCGTGCCGCAGGCGTCCGTACGCGTCAACGACGTGGCCGTCGGCCGGGTCACCAGGATCGGCCTCGCGCCCGACGGCTGGTCGGCGCTGGTCACCATGAAGGTCAACGGCAAGGTCCGGCTGCCCGCGAACGCGTACGCCCATCTGGCGCAGTCCAGCCTGCTCGGCGAGAAGTACGTGGAGCTGTCCGCGCCGCCGGGGACGGGGACGGGCGGGGGTACGGGTACGGAGGCTGCGACGGCTGCCGTGACCGGCTCGGGCCCTTCCGCGCCCGTGCCCGCCGCCGACACCCCCACCGGGCGGCTCGGCGACGGCGACGTCATCCCGCTGTCCCGCACCGGCCGTGACCCGGAGGTCGAGGAGGTCTTCGGCGCCCTGTCCCTGCTGCTCAACGGCGGCGGCGTCCAGCAGCTCAAGACCATCAGCGTCGAGCTGAACAAGGCGCTGACCGGCAACGAGCCGCAGATCCGCGACATGCTCACCCAGGTCGACACCCTCGTGACCGATCTCGACGGCCACAAGCAGGACATCACCGACGCGCTCGACGGCGTCGACCGGCTCTCCGCCACCCTCGCCGCCCGCGACCAGAAGATCGGCACCGTGCTGACCGACCTCAGCCCCGGTCTGAAAGTCCTGGAGCAGCAGCGCGGTTCACTCGTCACCATGCTCCGCTCGCTCGACACCCTCTCCGGTGTCGCGGTGGACACCGTCGACCGGAGCAAGGACGACATGGTCGCCGACCTCAAGGCCCTCGCGCCCACCCTGCAACGGCTCGCCGACGCCGGGAGCGACCTGCCGGACTCGCTCCAGGTGCTGCTGACCTACCCGTTCACCGACGAGGTGCTCAACGGCGTCAAGGGCGACTACCTCAATGTCTATCTCGATCTGACGGCCGCCCCCGGTACCCGGCTCATCCCCGAGATGCCCGCCGACGAGAACGTCTACCCGCCGCCCAGCGACGATCCTTCCGACCCGGGCGGCAGCGCGGCCGTCGCCCGCAGCGCCCGTACCGCCCGGGACCGGCTCGACAGCAAGCTCGCCAAGGCCGGAGTCCCGCTGCCACTGCCCGCCGTCACCGGCACCGAATCCGTCCGCGCGGGAGGCCGCTGA
- a CDS encoding MlaE family ABC transporter permease has translation MTAPVRVPAPRRAVPGTGALRQTGQLMALAATTVRDTFRRPFQMRELIEQFWFVASVTILPAALVSIPFGAVIALQVGSLTQQLGAQSFTGGASVLAVIQQASPLIVALLIAGAGGSAICADLGSRKIREELDAMEVMGVSPVQRLVVPRVLATMLVAVFLNGLVSVVGTLGGYFFNVVVQHGTPGAYLSSFSALAQLPDLYISEIKAVIFGFIAGIVAAYRGLHPKGGPKGVGDAVNQSVVITFLLLFVVNVVLTAVYLQLVPRKGA, from the coding sequence ATGACCGCGCCGGTACGCGTCCCCGCGCCGCGCCGCGCGGTCCCCGGCACCGGGGCGCTGCGCCAGACCGGGCAGTTGATGGCGCTGGCCGCCACCACCGTGCGCGACACCTTCCGGCGGCCGTTCCAAATGCGGGAGCTGATCGAGCAGTTCTGGTTCGTGGCGAGCGTGACGATCCTGCCCGCGGCGCTGGTGTCGATCCCGTTCGGCGCCGTCATCGCGCTGCAAGTCGGTTCGCTCACCCAGCAGTTGGGCGCCCAGTCGTTCACCGGTGGGGCCAGTGTGCTGGCCGTGATCCAGCAGGCCAGTCCGCTGATCGTGGCGCTGCTGATCGCGGGCGCGGGCGGCAGCGCGATCTGCGCGGACCTCGGCTCGCGCAAGATCCGCGAGGAGCTGGACGCCATGGAGGTGATGGGCGTCTCCCCGGTGCAACGGCTGGTCGTACCGCGGGTGTTGGCGACCATGCTCGTGGCCGTCTTCCTCAACGGCCTGGTCTCGGTGGTCGGCACCCTCGGCGGCTACTTCTTCAACGTGGTCGTGCAGCACGGCACCCCGGGCGCGTATCTGTCCAGCTTCTCCGCCCTCGCCCAGCTGCCCGACCTCTACATCAGCGAGATCAAGGCGGTGATCTTCGGATTCATCGCCGGGATCGTCGCCGCCTACCGCGGTCTGCACCCCAAGGGCGGCCCCAAGGGCGTGGGCGACGCGGTCAACCAGTCCGTCGTCATCACCTTCCTGCTGCTCTTCGTGGTGAACGTCGTGCTCACCGCGGTCTATCTGCAACTCGTCCCGCGGAAGGGAGCCTGA
- a CDS encoding DUF6801 domain-containing protein encodes MRGAVIPRRTVRFAAVAAAALVAGLLPGTDSAAGVPDGTVSLGYVCAFPSGEQEITVGLRQDYPSTGAVGTPVQPGPLTATVTVPKEAAAALLPAGAAAVGATATLTAHITQGESAADASWPGLTAPEAPADGDLVLTLGGDVPPLTVTAPGAVRFAAGELSLTLHPRTAPPDAADPPSPSGDPASGAASESAPDPTDPAGDTASAHVTVAPKSDLADVTTICTPKDGQSTVLGSVPVTAAADGTATPSAPATPTPAGTATGSATPTVPPTAGGTATPAAGRPGGRNTIKLATPPHSGVHDCEDPPEGDPDPAVLAAVPRPPGAVVYPGPDDPPFPPYSQCGYITGYANVGKLNGASVVNDLRGHPSLATIVQKSTVSDFSSDDPLQWYFEIDSVADLALPPADSTFLTYGFMPTSAKMALVPRGLMTVITVGSGTEGTVSTTTIYGKEDLRLYDVKLNGTTLDVGPDCLTRAPLDIRLIGYDRSSLTGVPTRPQDYSVQTGGPLAQDDLVIPPFTGCRSHGEDLDALFTSAISGHGNSLNLIQGPLCVPIAESGCDPEIGFPDPPHH; translated from the coding sequence ATGAGGGGTGCCGTGATTCCGCGCCGCACGGTGCGGTTCGCCGCCGTCGCGGCGGCCGCGCTCGTGGCGGGACTGCTGCCCGGTACGGACTCGGCGGCCGGCGTCCCGGACGGCACGGTGAGCCTCGGCTATGTGTGCGCCTTCCCCTCGGGCGAGCAGGAGATCACCGTCGGCCTCCGTCAGGACTACCCGTCCACCGGGGCGGTCGGCACACCGGTCCAGCCGGGCCCGCTCACCGCGACCGTGACCGTGCCGAAGGAGGCCGCCGCCGCGCTGCTGCCCGCCGGAGCCGCCGCCGTCGGCGCCACCGCGACCCTCACCGCGCACATCACACAGGGGGAGTCGGCGGCCGACGCGTCGTGGCCGGGGCTGACCGCGCCCGAGGCCCCGGCCGACGGCGACCTCGTACTGACCCTCGGCGGCGACGTGCCGCCGCTCACGGTCACGGCGCCCGGCGCCGTACGGTTCGCGGCGGGGGAGTTGAGCCTCACCCTGCACCCGCGGACGGCCCCGCCCGACGCCGCCGACCCGCCGTCGCCCTCGGGGGACCCGGCGTCCGGGGCCGCGTCCGAGAGTGCCCCTGACCCCACCGACCCCGCCGGGGACACCGCGAGCGCCCATGTCACCGTCGCGCCGAAGTCCGACCTCGCCGACGTCACGACCATCTGCACCCCGAAGGACGGGCAGTCGACCGTACTCGGCAGCGTGCCCGTCACCGCCGCCGCCGACGGCACCGCGACGCCCTCGGCCCCGGCGACCCCGACCCCCGCGGGCACCGCCACCGGGTCCGCGACCCCGACCGTCCCGCCGACGGCCGGTGGAACCGCCACCCCCGCGGCCGGGCGGCCGGGCGGCCGCAACACCATCAAGCTCGCCACGCCCCCGCACTCCGGGGTGCACGACTGCGAGGACCCGCCGGAGGGCGACCCCGACCCGGCCGTGCTCGCCGCCGTTCCCCGCCCGCCCGGCGCGGTGGTCTACCCGGGCCCCGACGACCCGCCCTTCCCGCCGTACTCGCAGTGCGGCTACATCACCGGATACGCCAACGTCGGCAAGCTCAACGGCGCTTCGGTGGTCAACGACCTGCGCGGGCACCCGAGCCTGGCGACCATCGTGCAGAAGAGCACGGTCAGCGACTTCTCCTCGGACGACCCGTTGCAGTGGTACTTCGAGATCGACTCGGTCGCCGACCTCGCCCTCCCGCCCGCCGACTCGACCTTCCTCACCTACGGGTTCATGCCGACCAGCGCCAAGATGGCGCTCGTGCCGCGCGGCCTGATGACGGTCATCACGGTCGGCTCCGGCACCGAGGGCACGGTCAGCACCACCACGATCTACGGCAAGGAAGACCTGCGGCTGTACGACGTGAAGCTCAACGGCACGACGCTCGACGTGGGCCCCGACTGCCTTACCCGGGCGCCGCTGGACATCCGACTCATCGGCTACGACCGCAGTTCGCTCACCGGTGTGCCCACCCGGCCGCAGGACTACAGCGTCCAGACCGGCGGGCCGCTGGCCCAGGACGACCTCGTCATCCCGCCCTTCACCGGCTGCCGTTCGCACGGCGAGGACCTCGACGCGCTCTTCACCTCGGCCATCTCCGGCCACGGCAACTCGCTCAACCTCATCCAGGGCCCGCTGTGCGTCCCGATCGCGGAGTCCGGCTGCGACCCCGAGATCGGCTTCCCCGACCCTCCGCACCACTGA
- a CDS encoding MCE family protein, translating to MRRLRTALSGYGLRRLAVLVTVLAVVAGAAVTAGLVVLGGPDGSRVTAWFDRTVGVYAGSDLRILGVKVGRVDAVTPRGKQVEVTLTLDHGVKVPADAGAVVVAPSVVADRYIQLTPAYTGGPLLKDHAVIPASRTATPVEIDQLYDSVTKLSDALGPNGANATGALSDLLDTGARNLDGNGKAIGDSIDQLGQASKTLDGHSDDLFATLSYLQSFTTMLKDNDGKVKAAADQLSTVTGFLAEDKQNLAGALSQLSTALGQVKTFIQDNRARLKSSVTRLAPITQTLVDQRASLAELLDTAPLAADNLLNAYDPKHSTLDGRTNINELSTVGDTGPADLTPVTAGERSLPLPLPAVGTVYGGAPDADQPEGAAR from the coding sequence ATGAGGCGTCTGCGCACCGCGCTCAGCGGCTACGGACTCCGGCGGCTCGCCGTCCTGGTCACCGTCCTGGCCGTGGTCGCCGGGGCCGCCGTCACCGCGGGCCTGGTCGTGCTCGGCGGCCCCGACGGCAGCCGCGTCACCGCCTGGTTCGACCGTACGGTGGGTGTGTACGCGGGCTCCGACCTGCGGATACTCGGCGTCAAGGTCGGCCGGGTCGACGCCGTGACCCCGCGGGGCAAGCAGGTCGAGGTGACGCTCACCCTCGACCACGGGGTGAAGGTGCCGGCCGACGCGGGGGCCGTGGTGGTCGCGCCCAGCGTCGTCGCCGACCGCTACATCCAGCTCACGCCCGCGTACACCGGCGGCCCCCTGCTCAAGGACCACGCCGTCATCCCGGCGAGCCGCACCGCCACCCCGGTCGAGATCGACCAGCTCTACGACAGCGTCACCAAGCTCAGCGACGCCCTCGGCCCCAACGGCGCCAACGCCACCGGCGCTTTGTCGGATCTGCTCGACACGGGCGCGCGCAACCTCGACGGCAACGGCAAGGCGATCGGCGACAGCATCGACCAGCTCGGCCAGGCGTCCAAGACCCTCGACGGCCACAGCGACGACCTCTTCGCCACGCTGTCCTACCTCCAGTCCTTCACCACGATGCTCAAGGACAATGACGGCAAGGTGAAGGCCGCCGCCGACCAACTCTCCACGGTCACCGGCTTCCTCGCCGAGGACAAGCAGAACCTGGCCGGCGCGCTCAGCCAACTGTCCACCGCGCTGGGCCAGGTGAAGACCTTCATCCAGGACAACCGGGCCCGCCTCAAGAGCAGCGTCACCCGACTCGCGCCGATCACGCAGACATTGGTCGACCAGCGCGCCTCACTCGCCGAACTCCTCGACACCGCGCCCCTGGCCGCCGACAACCTCCTCAACGCCTACGACCCCAAGCACAGCACCCTCGACGGCCGTACGAACATCAACGAGCTGAGCACGGTCGGCGATACCGGTCCCGCTGACCTCACCCCGGTCACGGCGGGCGAGCGGTCCCTGCCACTGCCACTGCCCGCCGTCGGCACGGTCTACGGCGGCGCCCCGGACGCCGACCAGCCCGAGGGGGCGGCCCGATGA
- a CDS encoding MCE family protein, with the protein MTTTDTRAPAAPSALRRSGRAATARRRTAGLVFLLVPCLLAWLAVAVYDKAFTDEATVTVETGSVGNEMRPGADVKVRGVVVGRVKAIHADGAGARLVLAITPGKLRQIPAGVTAQMLPTTLFGERFVALVPPPGTPAGGPTLAAHTTIAQDRSSDAVELQQVLGHVLPLLTAVQPEKLSATLNAVATALDGRGAQLGATLVRLDAYLTRLNPQLPVLNDDIKQLVTVSRVYSAAAPDIVQALTDFTRTSGTIAEERANLSTLYGATTTTAQDLTTYLRQNKDNLIRLSADSRGTLGLLAEYAPSFPCTLRTLADFAPVMDKALGKGTKEPGLHIDVTTVASRGAYRPGKDTPVYGASGGPRCYPVPYTGRGTTPAAESPSADVPAAASPASGAADSVPSGTAPANSPQENELVNELLAPATGTPAAALPDWSSVLAGPVFRGAEVTVG; encoded by the coding sequence ATGACCACCACCGACACCCGCGCCCCCGCCGCGCCGTCCGCGCTCCGCCGCTCCGGGCGCGCCGCCACCGCCCGCCGCAGGACCGCGGGCCTGGTCTTCCTGCTGGTGCCCTGTCTGCTGGCCTGGCTCGCGGTCGCCGTCTACGACAAGGCGTTCACCGACGAGGCGACCGTCACCGTGGAGACCGGCAGCGTCGGCAACGAGATGCGTCCGGGCGCCGATGTGAAGGTGCGCGGAGTCGTCGTCGGCCGGGTGAAGGCCATCCACGCCGACGGCGCGGGCGCCCGTCTGGTGCTGGCCATCACCCCCGGAAAGCTCCGGCAGATCCCGGCCGGGGTCACCGCCCAGATGCTGCCCACCACCCTCTTCGGCGAACGCTTCGTGGCCCTCGTACCGCCGCCCGGTACGCCCGCCGGCGGTCCGACGCTCGCCGCGCACACCACCATCGCGCAGGACAGGTCCAGCGACGCCGTCGAACTCCAGCAGGTGCTCGGCCATGTGCTGCCGCTGCTCACCGCGGTCCAGCCGGAGAAGCTCTCCGCCACCCTCAACGCCGTCGCCACCGCCCTCGACGGCCGCGGCGCCCAGCTCGGCGCCACCCTCGTGCGACTCGACGCCTATCTGACCCGGCTCAACCCCCAACTGCCCGTGCTCAACGACGACATCAAGCAACTCGTCACCGTCAGCCGGGTCTACTCCGCCGCCGCGCCCGACATCGTCCAGGCGCTCACCGACTTCACGAGGACCAGCGGCACCATCGCCGAGGAGCGGGCCAACCTCAGCACCCTGTACGGCGCCACGACCACCACCGCCCAGGACCTCACCACCTATCTGCGGCAGAACAAGGACAACCTCATCCGGCTGTCCGCCGACAGCCGCGGCACCCTCGGCCTGCTCGCCGAGTACGCCCCCTCCTTCCCGTGCACCCTGCGCACCCTCGCCGACTTCGCGCCCGTGATGGACAAGGCGCTCGGCAAGGGCACCAAGGAGCCCGGGCTGCACATCGACGTCACCACCGTCGCCTCCCGCGGCGCCTACCGGCCCGGCAAGGACACCCCGGTGTACGGCGCGAGCGGCGGCCCGCGGTGCTACCCGGTCCCGTACACCGGGCGCGGCACCACACCCGCGGCCGAGTCCCCGTCGGCCGACGTCCCGGCGGCCGCGTCCCCCGCGTCCGGCGCGGCCGACTCCGTACCGTCCGGCACCGCCCCGGCCAACTCCCCGCAGGAGAACGAACTGGTCAACGAACTGCTCGCGCCTGCCACCGGCACCCCGGCGGCCGCCCTGCCCGACTGGAGCAGCGTGCTCGCCGGACCGGTCTTCCGCGGGGCGGAGGTGACCGTCGGGTGA